A single window of Streptomyces aquilus DNA harbors:
- a CDS encoding ABC transporter permease — protein MGVVLAIAAKDLRQRLRDRSAWVIVFLAPVLISALMALAFNNNSEFRANIGVVDLDRGPAAAGLTRVLTSPELEGTVHVRSYDDESAARRAVDAGGVHAAIVVPRGFTQALHGGTAAPVKVLDSVDFGLQAQLARAVTESYVAQVNADRLSVATAVAAGAPQRDVPELAAKAALLRLPEEVRAEGLPDDALKVISYFGPSMGMFFVLFTVGFGARGYFIEQQQGTLDRIAAAPVGRGALLLGKSVSTFVYSLAGLATVTLVSWLAFGASWADPLGVAALSVAMAVCVVCLTALVIALVRTEQQAQGLASILVFALVLLGGNFVFASGSTPLIRRLALFTPNGWALRGFTDLGTGVRGWAAVGAPLLGIAAFSAAVALVTALLLRLRRTA, from the coding sequence GTGGGCGTCGTCCTCGCCATCGCCGCCAAGGACCTGCGGCAGCGGCTGCGGGACCGGTCGGCCTGGGTGATCGTGTTCCTGGCCCCGGTCCTCATCTCCGCGCTGATGGCCCTGGCGTTCAACAACAACTCCGAGTTCCGCGCGAACATCGGCGTCGTCGACCTGGACCGCGGCCCGGCCGCCGCCGGGCTCACGCGGGTGCTGACGAGCCCGGAGCTCGAAGGCACCGTCCACGTGCGGTCCTACGACGACGAGAGCGCCGCCCGCCGGGCGGTGGACGCCGGCGGCGTGCATGCCGCGATCGTCGTGCCCAGGGGCTTCACCCAGGCCCTGCACGGTGGCACCGCCGCGCCCGTGAAGGTCCTGGACAGCGTCGACTTCGGGCTGCAGGCCCAGCTCGCCCGGGCGGTCACCGAGTCCTACGTCGCCCAGGTCAACGCCGACCGGCTGTCCGTCGCCACGGCCGTCGCCGCGGGTGCCCCGCAGCGGGACGTCCCGGAACTCGCCGCGAAGGCCGCCCTGCTGCGGCTGCCCGAAGAGGTGCGGGCTGAGGGACTGCCCGACGACGCGCTGAAGGTGATCAGCTACTTCGGGCCGAGCATGGGCATGTTCTTCGTGCTGTTCACGGTCGGCTTCGGCGCACGCGGCTACTTCATCGAGCAGCAGCAGGGCACCCTCGACCGGATCGCGGCGGCGCCTGTCGGGCGGGGCGCGCTGTTGCTCGGCAAGTCGGTGTCGACGTTCGTGTACAGCCTGGCCGGGCTCGCCACCGTCACGCTCGTGTCGTGGCTCGCGTTCGGGGCGAGCTGGGCGGACCCGCTCGGCGTGGCGGCCCTGAGCGTGGCGATGGCCGTGTGCGTGGTGTGTCTGACCGCACTGGTCATCGCGCTGGTACGGACCGAGCAGCAGGCTCAGGGGCTCGCCTCGATCCTCGTCTTCGCGCTGGTGCTGCTCGGCGGCAACTTCGTCTTCGCCTCCGGCAGCACGCCGCTGATCCGCCGCCTCGCCCTGTTCACGCCGAACGGCTGGGCCCTGCGCGGCTTCACCGACCTGGGCACCGGGGTACGCGGCTGGGCGGCGGTCGGCGCCCCGCTGCTGGGCATCGCCGCGTTCTCGGCGGCCGTGGCCCTGGTGACCGCTCTGCTCCTTCGGCTGAGGAGGACGGCATGA
- a CDS encoding HAD family hydrolase: MRRPGTRADLGEELAPALHDIRAVVFDTDGVITDSARVHAAAWKTAFDAFLRAHPPDDPALRRPFDVRDDYLRHVDGKSRLDGAAAFLASRGLDTSDATVRAVAADKERLFTERLRAHGVDAYPGTVRLVRALRRAQVPVAAASASRHAGELLDHAGVSDLFDVLVDGGEAARLRLPGKPRPDLFLEAVRRLGVPAARAAVVEDALAGVSAGRNGGFALVVGVDRAATGDSGDRLLHSGADIVVRDLAELVGAGETQ, translated from the coding sequence GTGCGCCGCCCCGGCACCCGCGCGGACCTCGGCGAGGAACTCGCGCCCGCCCTGCATGACATCCGGGCCGTCGTCTTCGACACCGACGGCGTGATCACCGACTCGGCCCGGGTGCACGCCGCGGCGTGGAAGACGGCCTTCGACGCCTTCCTGCGCGCGCACCCGCCCGACGACCCCGCCCTGCGGCGCCCGTTCGACGTCCGCGACGACTATCTGCGCCACGTGGACGGAAAGTCCCGCCTCGACGGCGCCGCCGCCTTCCTCGCCTCCCGTGGCCTCGACACCTCGGACGCCACCGTGCGGGCCGTCGCCGCCGACAAGGAGCGACTGTTCACCGAGCGGCTGCGCGCGCACGGCGTCGACGCCTACCCGGGCACGGTCCGCCTGGTGCGCGCCCTGCGCCGTGCGCAGGTGCCCGTCGCGGCGGCCTCCGCGTCCCGTCACGCCGGTGAACTGCTCGACCACGCCGGGGTGTCGGACCTCTTCGACGTCCTCGTGGACGGCGGCGAGGCCGCGCGGCTCCGACTGCCCGGCAAACCCCGGCCCGACCTGTTCCTGGAGGCGGTACGACGCCTCGGCGTCCCCGCCGCTCGCGCCGCCGTCGTGGAGGACGCCCTGGCCGGTGTGTCGGCGGGCCGCAACGGCGGATTCGCCCTGGTGGTCGGTGTGGACCGCGCCGCCACGGGGGACTCGGGTGACCGGCTGCTGCACAGCGGTGCCGACATCGTCGTACGGGATCTCGCGGAACTGGTCGGGGCAGGGGAGACGCAGTGA
- a CDS encoding ABC transporter permease, which produces MTALAVTRATLTRVLRDRTALFFMVLLPVAIIVVIGVTVSGFDQFRIGLVPAARSGPVAQELVSELRSAPGLRTRTYESAEDARTALRRAELDAVVLVPAGLDADVRAGRTVGVRVLVEPTGSAGHGAVSSVSAVVAGHGARLQAAAFAGDQAGGTFDENLALARGAERASSPLVVQAQTVNGESDYLPLGYSYSTPTMLVLFVFINALAGGAAIVATRRTGVYARALAAPVPARTLVLGETLAYFLLAVLQSLLIVGIGAVAFDVAWGDPLAAGVLIAVWALVGTGAGVLAGALFRTPEQVHAIGPALGIGMGMLGGCMWPLALVPDWLRTAGHAVPQAWAVDAWTTLLSRDGDLPAILGDLTVLAGFAVALVTLASLALRHRLVTSPGS; this is translated from the coding sequence ATGACCGCACTCGCGGTGACCCGGGCGACGCTGACCCGCGTCCTGCGCGACCGCACCGCCCTGTTCTTCATGGTGCTGCTGCCGGTCGCCATCATCGTCGTCATCGGGGTGACCGTCAGCGGCTTCGACCAGTTCCGGATCGGCCTGGTCCCCGCCGCCCGCAGCGGCCCCGTGGCCCAGGAGCTGGTCTCGGAGCTCCGGAGCGCGCCCGGCCTGCGGACCCGTACGTACGAGTCCGCTGAGGACGCCCGTACCGCGCTGCGCCGCGCCGAACTGGACGCGGTCGTGCTGGTGCCGGCGGGTCTCGACGCCGATGTGCGGGCCGGACGCACCGTCGGCGTGCGGGTGTTGGTGGAACCGACCGGGAGCGCCGGGCACGGGGCCGTGTCCTCGGTGTCGGCGGTGGTGGCGGGGCACGGGGCGCGGCTTCAGGCCGCCGCCTTCGCCGGCGATCAGGCGGGCGGCACCTTCGACGAGAACCTCGCGCTCGCCCGCGGCGCCGAGCGGGCGTCCTCACCACTCGTCGTCCAGGCACAGACCGTCAACGGCGAAAGCGACTATCTGCCGCTCGGTTACAGCTACAGCACCCCGACCATGCTGGTGCTGTTCGTGTTCATCAACGCGCTGGCGGGTGGCGCGGCCATCGTGGCGACCCGCCGCACGGGCGTGTACGCGCGGGCACTGGCGGCGCCCGTCCCCGCCCGCACGCTCGTTCTCGGCGAGACGCTGGCCTACTTCCTGCTCGCCGTCCTGCAGTCCCTGCTGATCGTCGGGATCGGGGCGGTGGCCTTCGACGTCGCGTGGGGCGACCCGTTGGCCGCCGGTGTCCTGATCGCGGTGTGGGCGCTGGTGGGCACCGGGGCGGGGGTGCTGGCCGGGGCCCTGTTCCGCACGCCGGAGCAGGTGCACGCGATCGGTCCCGCCCTCGGAATCGGGATGGGCATGCTGGGCGGTTGCATGTGGCCGCTGGCGCTGGTGCCGGACTGGCTGCGCACCGCCGGGCACGCGGTGCCGCAGGCATGGGCCGTCGACGCGTGGACGACGCTGCTGTCCCGCGACGGGGACCTGCCCGCCATTCTGGGCGACCTCACCGTCCTGGCCGGCTTCGCCGTCGCGCTCGTCACGCTGGCTTCCCTGGCCCTGCGCCACAGGCTCGTGACGAGCCCCGGCAGTTGA
- a CDS encoding ABC transporter ATP-binding protein, which yields MNAPVGNPDAVLDCAHLVRRFGERTAVDDVSLRIAPGETYGLLGPNGAGKTTTIRMACGLLRPDAGTVRVAGLAVTTAAGPAKKLIGFVPQDVALYPDLSVRENLRFFGRLYRLSRRALERRVDEVLDLIELRDRAGDRVDSLSGGMRRRLNIGAGLVHSPTLLVLDEPTVGVDPQSRHAILESVTRFGEEGMAVLYTTHYMEEAERLCDRVGIIDRGRLVAEGSPRALVALVAERDRVRLSAAGNLAAYAAACGRLGRVEGAARTGDHGEVVELVVKDARSLLPDLLDLAHAQHVDIRSVEIDEPDLEAVFLHLTGTALRE from the coding sequence ATGAACGCCCCCGTGGGCAACCCGGACGCCGTGCTCGACTGCGCGCACCTGGTGCGGCGGTTCGGCGAGCGCACCGCCGTCGACGACGTGAGCCTGCGCATCGCGCCCGGCGAGACGTACGGCCTGCTCGGACCCAACGGCGCGGGGAAGACGACGACGATCAGGATGGCCTGCGGGCTGCTGCGCCCCGACGCCGGGACGGTGCGCGTCGCGGGCCTGGCGGTGACCACGGCCGCCGGACCGGCCAAGAAGCTCATCGGCTTCGTCCCGCAGGACGTGGCCCTCTACCCGGACCTCAGCGTCCGGGAGAACCTCCGATTCTTCGGACGTCTGTACCGGCTCTCCCGCCGCGCCCTGGAGCGTCGCGTCGACGAGGTCCTCGACCTCATCGAACTCCGCGACCGCGCGGGCGACCGGGTGGACTCGCTGTCCGGCGGCATGCGCCGACGCCTCAACATCGGTGCCGGCCTTGTGCATTCACCGACGCTGCTGGTGCTGGACGAGCCGACCGTCGGCGTCGACCCGCAGAGCCGGCACGCGATCCTGGAGAGCGTCACGCGGTTCGGCGAGGAGGGCATGGCCGTCCTCTACACCACGCACTACATGGAGGAGGCCGAGCGGCTCTGCGACCGGGTCGGCATCATCGACCGCGGCCGGCTCGTCGCCGAGGGCAGTCCCCGGGCACTGGTGGCGCTGGTCGCCGAACGCGACCGGGTCCGGCTGTCCGCCGCCGGCAACCTCGCCGCGTACGCGGCGGCCTGCGGCCGGCTGGGCCGCGTCGAGGGCGCTGCCCGCACCGGCGACCACGGCGAGGTGGTGGAACTGGTCGTCAAGGACGCGCGCAGCCTGTTGCCCGACCTCCTCGACCTCGCCCACGCGCAGCACGTCGACATCCGCAGCGTGGAGATCGACGAACCCGACCTGGAGGCGGTCTTCCTCCATCTGACCGGCACCGCGCTGAGGGAGTGA
- a CDS encoding universal stress protein encodes MELPLVVGVDGSESSLLAVDWAADEAARHGLPLRLVYASLWERYEGALPSTSPDRPSEQVMADNIVAGAAERAGRRNPEVKVSTEVIADEAADALLREGYGASALVTGNRGRGELQGLLLGSVGLTVAARAHCPVIVVRGDRAGREGTHERILLGAGEPATSGEAVRFAFREAEARRCTLDVVRAWRCPEHETADHPLLAGHTVHEHSEQASALLDAVLHDAAADHPGVPVRRATVEGPARKVLLNRSAAADLVIIGARRRTGHFGLQLGRVGHTLLHHADCPVAIVPQQV; translated from the coding sequence ATGGAGCTGCCCCTGGTCGTGGGCGTAGACGGATCGGAATCGAGTCTGCTGGCGGTCGACTGGGCCGCGGACGAGGCGGCCCGGCACGGCCTGCCGCTGCGCCTGGTGTACGCCTCCCTGTGGGAGCGCTACGAGGGCGCCCTGCCGTCGACGAGCCCGGACCGGCCGTCGGAGCAGGTGATGGCCGACAACATCGTCGCCGGCGCGGCGGAACGGGCCGGCCGGCGCAACCCCGAGGTCAAGGTGTCCACCGAGGTGATCGCCGACGAGGCCGCCGATGCGCTGCTGCGCGAGGGCTACGGCGCCTCCGCCCTGGTCACGGGCAACCGTGGCCGCGGTGAGCTCCAGGGCCTGCTCCTCGGCTCGGTCGGGCTGACCGTCGCGGCCCGCGCCCACTGCCCGGTGATCGTCGTCCGCGGCGACCGCGCGGGCCGGGAGGGCACCCACGAGCGGATCCTCCTGGGCGCCGGTGAACCCGCCACGTCCGGCGAGGCCGTCCGCTTCGCCTTCCGCGAGGCGGAGGCACGCCGGTGCACCCTGGACGTCGTGCGCGCCTGGCGCTGCCCCGAGCACGAGACGGCCGATCATCCGCTGCTGGCCGGACACACCGTCCACGAGCACTCCGAACAGGCCTCCGCCCTGCTGGACGCGGTGCTCCACGACGCCGCCGCCGACCATCCGGGAGTCCCCGTGCGCCGGGCCACCGTGGAAGGGCCGGCCCGCAAGGTGCTGCTGAACCGGTCGGCCGCCGCGGATCTGGTGATCATCGGGGCGCGCCGCAGGACCGGTCACTTCGGTCTCCAGCTGGGCCGCGTCGGACACACGCTGCTGCACCACGCGGACTGCCCGGTCGCCATCGTCCCGCAGCAGGTGTGA
- a CDS encoding heavy metal translocating P-type ATPase: MDRTSWRDRPLRLRAALSGVPTVEAMLFADTAVALAAGGIFRLAGAARLADLCWALGTVVAVVPAVGWVLASLRRRQTGVDLIAVLALGGTLAVGEYLAGALIALMLATGRTLEAAARQRASRDLRALLEHAPRTARRRTGTDVRMVALDEVVVGDLLVVGPGEVVPVDGRVVGAAAELDESMLTGEPLAVHRPPGEPVRSGVVNAGGAFELRATATAQDSTYAEIVRLARHAGAESAPVVRLADRYAAWFLPLALAVAALAWLVSGSAVRAVAVLVVATPCPLLLAAPVAVVSGLSRASRLGVVVRDGGALENLGRARTLLLDKTGTLTVGRPRVLDVVAAPGWQPSQVLRLAASLDQYSPHVLARAVVNAARERGLRLSVPADVSEEPGRGAVGTVAGRRMAVGRLDGRADKPGWARAADNRALLDGATVVWLTVDSRPVGAVLLRDPLRPDAPRTLRRLRAAGIGRLVMLTGDRAEPAREVGAVLGLDDVRAGLSPAGKVDVVRTERRRAVTVMVGDGANDAPALAAADIGVAMGAFGSTASSEAADIVLTTDRVDRLADAVAIAVRSRRIAVQSALGGMLLSLAAMAAAAAGLLTPAVGALLQEGIDAAVILNALRALGDDRSARPALTPSAETLIHRFAAEHDDLQDVLEAVRAAADRLSDGPGPQSLAAVAEVHRLLTERLLPHEHAEEHQLYPALAPTLGGLEATAPMSRAHAEIDRLAHRIATHLALAEPDGRLTPEQLDDLRACLYGLHTVLRLHFTQEEENYFSLAP; this comes from the coding sequence ATGGACCGCACCTCTTGGCGCGACCGGCCGCTCCGGCTGCGAGCGGCCCTGTCCGGTGTGCCGACCGTCGAGGCGATGCTGTTCGCCGACACGGCCGTGGCGCTTGCGGCCGGCGGGATCTTCCGGCTGGCGGGTGCCGCCCGACTCGCCGACCTGTGCTGGGCGCTGGGCACGGTGGTCGCCGTCGTGCCGGCGGTGGGCTGGGTGCTGGCGTCGCTGCGACGCCGACAGACCGGCGTGGACCTGATCGCGGTGCTGGCCCTGGGCGGCACCCTGGCCGTGGGCGAGTACCTGGCCGGTGCCCTGATCGCGCTGATGCTGGCCACCGGCCGCACCCTGGAGGCCGCGGCGCGGCAGCGGGCCTCGCGCGATCTGCGCGCCCTGCTGGAGCACGCGCCGCGCACCGCCCGGCGCCGCACCGGCACGGATGTGCGAATGGTGGCACTCGACGAGGTCGTCGTCGGTGATCTGCTGGTCGTCGGTCCCGGCGAGGTCGTCCCCGTGGACGGACGCGTGGTCGGCGCCGCGGCCGAGCTCGACGAGTCGATGCTCACCGGCGAGCCCCTCGCGGTGCACCGGCCGCCGGGCGAGCCGGTGCGCAGCGGTGTCGTGAACGCGGGCGGCGCCTTCGAACTGCGCGCCACGGCGACCGCGCAGGACAGCACCTACGCCGAGATCGTCCGGCTGGCCCGGCACGCCGGGGCGGAGTCGGCACCCGTGGTGCGGCTGGCCGACCGGTACGCGGCCTGGTTCCTGCCGCTGGCCCTGGCGGTGGCCGCGCTGGCGTGGCTGGTGAGCGGTTCCGCGGTGCGGGCGGTGGCGGTCCTGGTGGTCGCCACGCCGTGTCCGCTGCTGCTGGCCGCGCCGGTGGCCGTCGTCTCCGGGCTGTCGCGGGCCTCACGGCTCGGCGTGGTCGTCCGCGACGGCGGCGCGCTGGAGAACCTCGGACGCGCCCGCACCCTGCTGCTCGACAAGACCGGCACCCTCACCGTGGGCCGTCCGCGGGTGCTCGACGTGGTGGCGGCGCCCGGCTGGCAGCCGTCCCAGGTGCTGCGGCTCGCGGCCTCACTCGACCAGTACTCGCCGCACGTCCTCGCCCGGGCCGTCGTGAACGCCGCCCGCGAACGCGGGCTGCGGCTGTCGGTGCCGGCCGACGTGTCGGAGGAGCCGGGCCGCGGCGCCGTCGGCACGGTTGCGGGCCGGCGGATGGCCGTGGGCCGGCTGGACGGCCGCGCCGACAAGCCCGGTTGGGCGCGCGCGGCCGACAACCGGGCCCTCCTCGACGGGGCGACCGTCGTCTGGCTCACCGTCGACTCCCGCCCGGTCGGTGCCGTGCTGCTGCGCGACCCGCTCCGCCCCGACGCGCCGCGCACCCTGCGCCGGCTGCGGGCGGCGGGCATCGGGCGACTGGTGATGCTCACCGGTGACCGTGCCGAGCCCGCCCGCGAGGTCGGTGCCGTTCTCGGGCTCGACGACGTGCGGGCCGGGCTGTCCCCGGCCGGCAAGGTCGACGTGGTGCGTACCGAACGCCGCCGCGCGGTCACCGTGATGGTCGGCGACGGCGCCAACGACGCCCCCGCCCTGGCCGCCGCGGACATCGGCGTGGCCATGGGGGCGTTCGGCTCCACCGCGTCCTCCGAGGCCGCGGACATCGTGCTGACCACCGACCGGGTGGACCGGCTGGCCGACGCGGTCGCCATCGCCGTACGGTCGCGGCGCATCGCCGTGCAGAGCGCGCTCGGCGGGATGCTGCTGTCGCTCGCTGCGATGGCGGCGGCCGCGGCCGGGCTGCTGACACCGGCCGTCGGGGCGCTGCTCCAGGAGGGCATCGACGCCGCGGTGATCCTCAACGCGCTGCGCGCCCTGGGCGACGACAGATCGGCCAGGCCGGCGCTCACCCCGTCCGCGGAGACGCTGATCCATCGCTTCGCCGCCGAACACGACGACCTCCAGGACGTGCTGGAGGCCGTACGCGCCGCCGCCGACCGTCTTTCCGACGGCCCGGGCCCGCAGTCCCTGGCCGCGGTGGCCGAGGTGCACCGGCTGCTCACCGAGCGGCTGCTGCCGCACGAGCACGCCGAGGAGCACCAGCTCTATCCGGCGCTCGCGCCGACGCTCGGCGGCCTGGAGGCCACGGCCCCGATGAGCCGTGCCCATGCCGAGATCGACCGCCTCGCCCACCGCATCGCCACGCATCTGGCCCTGGCGGAACCCGACGGCCGCCTGACGCCGGAGCAGCTGGACGACCTGCGGGCCTGTCTGTACGGGCTGCACACCGTCCTGCGGCTGCACTTCACGCAGGAGGAGGAGAACTACTTCTCCCTCGCCCCCTGA
- a CDS encoding glycoside hydrolase family 65 protein: MTGWTWEYEGYAPADERLRESLCTLGNGYFATRGALPECAADDVHYPGTYVAGCYNRLTSEVAGRSVENEDMVNVPNWLPLRFRLPGGPWLTPESTKVLDHRLTLHTASGMLERRTRYDLGGERVLTVRQQRVVHMADPHLAALRTEFTAEGFAGPLEVEAALDGGVTNAGVPRYRDLDGRHLTHVHTGTADPDTVWLRCRTRTSDIRIGMAARLTADAHVTVRHASPYAIQELSLDLEPGRPATVDKTVALHTSRDPAISDPLYAAVDRVGRAPGFDDLLESHLTAWDQLWRRAALDVAGEAGRILRLHLFHVLQTLSPHTADLDVGVPARGLHGEAYRGHVFWDELFVLPYLNLHFPEVSRALLRYRHRRLEQACTAAREAGRKGAMYPWQSGSDGREETQQLHLNPRSGRWLPDHSRLQHHVGSAVAYNVWQYCQASGDTEFLHTKGAETLLQIARFWADSAVYDDSLGRHRIKGVVGPDEYHEAYPDASTPGLDDNAYTNVTAAWVLTRTLELLRTLPEPRRRELVERTGLDGGELELWEDVSRTLHVPFHAGVISQFEGYGDLEELDWDGYRGRYGDIRRLDRILEAEGDSVNRYQASKQADVLMLGYLFSPAELHGLFDRLGLRLDDETWRRTVDHYLHRTSHGSTLSGLVHGWVLARARRAEAWKYCQEALQGDIADIQGGTTGEGIHLGAMAGTLDLVQRGLTGLETRRGALWLDPVPLPELSSYGFNLRYQGHWGVRLHLERGRLEISVPSSDATPIDVRLPDRAVRLAPGETGQLDLPD, encoded by the coding sequence GTGACGGGCTGGACCTGGGAGTACGAGGGCTACGCGCCCGCCGACGAGCGGCTCCGCGAGTCGCTGTGCACGCTGGGCAACGGCTACTTCGCCACCCGGGGCGCGCTGCCGGAGTGCGCTGCCGACGACGTGCACTACCCGGGCACCTATGTCGCCGGCTGTTACAACCGGCTCACCTCCGAGGTGGCGGGCCGCAGCGTCGAGAACGAGGACATGGTCAACGTCCCCAACTGGCTTCCGCTGCGCTTCCGTCTCCCCGGCGGGCCCTGGCTGACCCCGGAGAGCACCAAGGTGCTCGACCACCGGCTCACCCTGCATACGGCCTCCGGCATGCTGGAGCGGCGCACCCGCTACGACCTGGGTGGAGAACGGGTATTGACGGTGCGTCAGCAGCGGGTCGTGCACATGGCAGACCCTCATCTGGCCGCCCTGCGCACCGAGTTCACGGCCGAGGGCTTCGCCGGGCCGCTGGAGGTCGAGGCGGCGCTCGACGGGGGTGTCACCAACGCGGGCGTGCCGCGCTACCGCGACCTCGACGGCCGCCATCTCACGCATGTGCACACCGGCACCGCCGATCCGGACACCGTGTGGCTGCGCTGCCGCACCCGCACCTCGGACATCCGCATCGGCATGGCGGCCCGGCTGACCGCCGACGCGCACGTCACCGTACGGCACGCATCGCCGTATGCGATCCAGGAGTTGAGCCTCGACCTGGAACCCGGACGTCCCGCGACCGTCGACAAGACCGTCGCCCTGCACACCTCCCGCGACCCGGCGATCAGTGACCCCCTCTACGCCGCGGTCGACCGGGTGGGCCGGGCACCGGGCTTCGACGACCTCCTGGAGTCACACCTCACCGCCTGGGACCAGCTGTGGCGCCGGGCCGCGCTGGACGTGGCGGGCGAGGCGGGCCGCATCCTGCGGCTGCACCTCTTCCACGTCCTGCAGACCCTCTCCCCGCACACCGCCGACCTCGACGTCGGCGTGCCCGCCCGCGGGCTGCACGGCGAGGCCTATCGCGGCCATGTCTTCTGGGACGAGCTGTTCGTCCTGCCCTACCTCAACCTGCACTTCCCCGAGGTCTCCCGCGCCCTGCTGCGCTACCGCCACCGCCGCCTGGAACAGGCCTGCACGGCCGCGCGCGAGGCGGGCCGCAAGGGGGCGATGTACCCCTGGCAGAGCGGCAGCGACGGACGCGAGGAGACCCAGCAGCTCCACCTCAACCCGCGCTCCGGGCGCTGGCTGCCCGACCACTCCCGGCTCCAGCACCACGTCGGCTCGGCCGTCGCCTACAACGTCTGGCAGTACTGCCAGGCCAGCGGCGACACGGAGTTCCTGCACACCAAGGGCGCCGAGACGCTGCTCCAGATCGCCCGCTTCTGGGCCGACTCCGCCGTCTACGACGACAGTCTCGGCCGGCACCGCATCAAGGGCGTGGTCGGCCCCGACGAGTACCACGAGGCCTACCCCGACGCGAGCACACCCGGCCTCGACGACAACGCCTACACCAATGTCACCGCCGCCTGGGTCCTCACCCGCACCCTGGAACTGCTGCGCACCCTGCCCGAACCACGTCGCCGCGAACTCGTCGAGCGCACCGGCCTGGACGGGGGCGAGCTGGAGCTGTGGGAGGACGTCTCGCGCACCCTGCACGTGCCCTTCCATGCCGGAGTCATCAGCCAGTTCGAGGGCTACGGCGACCTCGAAGAGCTCGACTGGGACGGCTACCGCGGGCGCTACGGCGACATCAGGCGCCTGGACCGGATCCTGGAGGCCGAGGGGGACAGCGTCAACCGCTACCAGGCGTCCAAGCAGGCCGACGTGCTGATGCTCGGCTACCTCTTCTCGCCGGCCGAACTGCACGGCCTGTTCGACCGGTTGGGGCTGCGGCTCGACGACGAGACGTGGCGCCGTACCGTCGACCACTACCTGCACCGCACCAGCCACGGCTCCACCCTCAGCGGCCTGGTGCACGGCTGGGTGCTGGCCCGGGCGAGGCGGGCCGAGGCCTGGAAGTACTGCCAGGAGGCCCTCCAGGGCGACATCGCCGACATCCAGGGCGGCACCACCGGCGAGGGCATCCACCTCGGTGCCATGGCCGGCACGCTCGACCTGGTCCAGCGCGGACTGACCGGCCTGGAGACACGGCGCGGGGCTTTGTGGCTCGACCCGGTGCCGCTGCCGGAGCTCTCCTCGTACGGCTTCAACCTCCGCTACCAGGGCCACTGGGGCGTACGGCTGCACCTGGAGCGCGGCCGACTGGAGATCTCGGTGCCGTCGTCCGACGCCACCCCCATCGATGTGAGGCTGCCGGACCGTGCGGTGCGTCTCGCGCCGGGGGAGACGGGGCAACTGGACCTGCCGGACTGA
- a CDS encoding universal stress protein, producing MTGPVVVGLDGSPASVTAAWWAAREAADRRLPLLLLHSWTTQPLNVPVPQEALSKQRYGGQVLQRMEAELLHRHPDLTVTTELVSEPAAQALLDLGQTASLMVLGSRGHGSVAGFLLGSISLHVLGLARCPTVVVRTGDPTVPEGWQPPAEIRGDIVVGMQHNGPTIAPLLEFALTAAQLHGTRVLAVRALPVSSLVTHPHALTEPGDEAWQAEEHGRLAAELAPWREKFPDVELVPRVTRGAAAQVLLSASAHSRLTVVGRRRHPSHLAWKLGPVAHAALHHMPCPVAVVPHD from the coding sequence ATGACCGGACCTGTCGTCGTAGGGCTGGACGGATCGCCCGCGAGCGTGACCGCCGCGTGGTGGGCCGCCCGCGAGGCCGCGGACCGGCGCCTCCCGCTGCTGCTGCTCCACTCCTGGACCACCCAGCCGCTGAACGTGCCCGTCCCGCAGGAGGCGCTGAGCAAGCAGCGCTACGGCGGTCAGGTGCTGCAGCGCATGGAGGCGGAGCTGCTGCATCGCCACCCGGACCTCACCGTCACCACGGAGCTGGTGTCCGAGCCGGCGGCCCAGGCCCTGCTGGACCTCGGACAGACGGCGTCCCTGATGGTGCTGGGCTCCCGCGGCCACGGCTCGGTGGCCGGTTTCCTGCTCGGCTCGATCAGCCTGCACGTGCTGGGACTCGCCCGGTGCCCCACCGTGGTCGTCCGCACCGGTGATCCCACCGTCCCCGAGGGATGGCAGCCGCCCGCGGAGATCCGGGGCGACATCGTCGTCGGCATGCAGCACAACGGACCGACCATCGCTCCACTGCTGGAGTTCGCCCTCACCGCCGCCCAGCTCCACGGGACCCGCGTACTCGCGGTTCGGGCACTGCCGGTGTCCTCCCTGGTGACGCATCCGCACGCGCTGACCGAACCGGGCGACGAGGCCTGGCAGGCGGAGGAACACGGCCGGCTCGCCGCCGAACTCGCACCGTGGCGGGAGAAGTTCCCGGACGTGGAGCTCGTGCCGCGGGTCACCCGGGGCGCCGCGGCCCAGGTGCTGCTGTCCGCCTCCGCCCACAGCCGGTTGACCGTGGTGGGACGTCGTCGGCACCCGTCCCACCTGGCGTGGAAGCTCGGGCCCGTCGCCCACGCGGCTCTGCACCACATGCCGTGCCCGGTCGCCGTAGTGCCGCACGACTGA